The region GGCCGGTCAGCCCCATGACTTCCAGCAGTTCGCGCGCCCGGTTTGCTCCATCGGTCGCCTGATGGTCGGACTTGGCCCACTTCTCATCAGCGTGGAGATGCGACCCGATGATCGCCCGCACCTCGACCGAAGGCGAGCGCAAGTGATGCGCCAGCTGAAACAGGCCGTCCGGATCTCCTGAAAAATCGTTATCGCAAATCACCCGGAAGCGTCGCTGATCAGCCGCAGCTCGCACAAGGCCGGGGACCACCATCAGACCTGCAGCCGCGGGCATAGCCCCAAGAAAAGACCTGCGCTTCATCACTTTACCGCTCCTGCCAAGCGCAGCAGCAATTGGCGCACCCGCTCGGCTAATTGTTCATCGAATCGCACCGCCGGGACGGCTACACTGAAAGCCCCCGCAAGCTGCTCGTCGATCCACACCGGCACCGCCATGCCGCAGATCCCGACCGTCGCCTCTTCTTGGGCGAGGCTGAAGCCAGTGGCCATGATCTGGGCAAAGTCTGCACGCAGTTCTGCCTCGGTCGTCCGCGTCTGCGGCGTCAGCTTGGCGCGCTCGGTCTCGGCGAAATAGCGCTCCATCTCGGCCGGCGGCAGCCACGCCGCCATGATCTTGCCAGCCGCCAGCGCATGGAGAGGACGGCGCGTGCCGGGATCGACGGCATAGCGCAGCGCTTGGTCGCTGGCCTCGGTGACCAGCGCCTCCACTTCCCAGCCACGGCGGACCATGAACGAGGAGGTCTCGTTGAGTTCGCTGCGCAAGGCCCGCACCAGCGGGGCCACGCGATCCTCGAGCGTGAGCGCAGCGTCTGGCGCGCGCAACCGCTGCAGCCCCGGCCCCGGCAAATAGCGCCGCCCTTCCCGCGTCAGGTAGCCACGCTCGGTCAAGGTGGCGAGCAGATAGGACAGGCTGCTGACCGGAATGGCCAGCGTGCCCGCGATCTCCTGCGCCACAGCGCCCTGGCGGTTTGCGACGACGTACTCGATCACGTCGAGCGTGCGCATCGCCGACTTCACTGGGTTCGAGGCGGCAGGGGCGTTCACTTGAACGTCAAGCTCCCGCGCCGCTCGGCAAACCGCCAGCCTTCGGCAGTCAGCACGAAGCGATCGTGGAAGGAGCCGACCAGCGGCGCGCCCTCGCCCGTGAAAAGCAGCATCGCGCTGGTGCCTCGTGCTGTGGCCGGGCTTTCAACGTCAATCACCACGTTCGAGCAGACATGCCGTGTGGTGCGCGGCGGCCTTGCCTTGAACGCCGCAAGGATGGCCTCGCGCCCTTCCACGCCCTGATCGGGCGCAGTCGGACGGTACATGACGCCATCCTCGGCATAAAGCGCTGCCACCTCTTCCCACCGCGCCTCGTCGTTGAGGTTGGCGTAGAGCGCAACGAGGCGGGCGCAATCATGCTCCGCGGCGCGGCGGTCGTCAGGAGTCAAGCTCACCTGACTCACAGGCGGCTCGCGGCGATGTCCGCGCCTTCGCGCAGCGACTTGAGCTTGCGCCACGTCACGATCGGATCGAGCTTGCCGTACCCTGCAAAAGTACCAAAGCCGCAGTCGGTGCTGGCAACCACGCGGTCGGCGCCGACGAAGCCGGCAAAGCGCTCGATGCGCTGGGCAATCAGTTCGGGATGTTCGATGTAGTTCGAGCAGGTGTCGATCAACCCCGGCGCAAGGATCTTGTGATCGGGCAGCTTGGCGTCCCGCCACACTGTCCATTCGTGTTCGTGGCGGGGATTGGCGCCTTCGAACAGGATCGTGGCGGGGCGCGCCTTCATCACGATGTCGACCACGCGTTCGAGCGGGATGTCGTGGTCGTGGGGGCCTTCGTAGTTGCCCCAGCAGATGTGCATGCGCATCTTCTCGGGCGGAATGTTGGCCGTTGCCGCGTTCAGCGCCTCCACGTTGGCGGCGGCGACCTTGAGGAAGTCCTCTTCCGACATGTCCTGATAGCCGGTGTGGCGGCTCATCGCGAGGTCGGGGCAATCAAGCTGGAGGTAGAAACCCTCGTTCACGATGGTCTCGTACTCCTCGCGCATCGCATCGGCGAGGTCGGCGAGGTAGGCTTCGTGGCTGGGGTAGTGGCGGTTGACCTGGAAGGCGGTGATCAGGCCCGGCGATGCTGCATTCATGAATGCTTCGGTATCGGGCGCGGCGTGTTTGGCGAGCGCGGCCTTGAAGCGGCGGATGTCGTCATGCAGCGGCTGCAGCGTGACCTTGCGAACCGGGCCGATGCACGAGGCGCGGACGAACTCCTGGCTGCCCATGATCGCCGAGAGCTTCTTGGCCAGGTTCGGCACTTCGGCGAGGTCCGCCGCAGGCTTGCGATCAATGTGGCCGCCGAAGCCGGACAGGCGTTCGATCATGTAAGTCGAATATCCGACCTTGCCGAGCTCGCCATCGGAGACCACGGACACGCCGGCATCGACCTGCATCTTGACTGCGGCGTCGACTGCGGCCGAGACTTTTGCATCGAATTCGGCGGCGTCGTATGCTTCGCCCTTGTCTCGGGCGAGCAGCAGGGGCGTCAATTCATCGCCGCGCGGGAGGCTGCCGACGTGGGTTGTCTTGATCTTGGCCATTTCAGTTGCCTCTTCCGCAGTTCATATCCATGAAAAATTCATAGCGCAGTTCGCGGTCGAAACAAGCGGATTTGCGGGGTTTTCGCCAGAGCGCCGCTGCCTTGGGGTTTACGGGTTTACACAGTTCCAAGAGAAAACATTCAGCCCCACCGATTTCGCCATTTCGACGGCCCGCTTGCGTCCGTCGAGCCGCAAGACGTGGCCACGGCGGTGGCAGCGACGCAGTAGCTCCGAAAGGGGCGAATCCGAATTTGTGCATGACCGGAGTTTGCCGCAGCACTGACGCTGTAGGAAAGTTGTTTTGGAGCGCTGTTTGCGATGGCTGACGGTCCAAGGGTGAAAACGCGTTTCCAGAAATCCGGAAACGTCGTTTCATGAAGTGAAATTTGCGATGGCGGTGATGTTCGAAAAATCTCTCGAAGAAACAGCAAATCACTTATCCAAAGAAGTAAAGAATTTTGAACCTTAGATAATCTCACATGCTTTAATGACTATTTGAAAGACAGTCCCGCTTTGGATCATTAACACTTTATGACTCCTAACCATACCATTAATTACGTATTAAGCATCTATAACTCGATAAACCGGCGAGTCGCGCTCAAGCACTCAAGGTTAACGCCCGACCATGGGGTCCGGGAATTCGAGCGCAACTGCTGGGGGAGTTCCCAAATGAAGACTGTAAAGATCCTGACGATCGGCGCTCTGTGTGCCTCTTCGCTGAGCCCGCTGGCAATCACGCCGGCCTTGGCGATCACGCTTTCAGGCGACACGACCACTGCAATGGCAGGCGTGTGCGACGCTGACCTTGCTGCCAAGCTGACTGCGCCGCTGCATGACGGCCGTCCTTCGCTGACCGTGGAAGTCGTCGAAACCGGTCAGATCGATGCTGATCCGGTCGAAAGCAACCGCGTGGAAACGCCGGGCACCCGCTTTGGCACCGGCACGCCGACCTATACAGGCTTCACCATTGAAGGAAGGCCCTTCCGCACCGGGGCAGCGTGAACCTGTTCGGTGACAAGGTTGCCAAGAACAAGAACTGGCCCGCGAGCGAATACGACTTCACCGCCGATTATTCCACCACCACCACGGTGAGCTACAACTGCGAATACACGCGCTACAGCGAAACTTACATTCCCGCGGTCGAAGGTACGCCGGTTCAGGGCTATTATATCCGCGATCCCGAAGCGAACGGTAACATCGAAGCCACAGAACGTGCGTGCGCCGAGTTTACCGACAAGGGCCCGACGTGGAGCCAATGGGGCGAAAATCAGTCAAAATGCCTGTTCATCACGACCGCCGATGCTGTTGAACCGGTTGAAGAACAGTGGATCGACAATGCGCCGGAGGCCGCACCCGAGCTGACTTCGAACCAGACGATCGACGAAACCAACACCGTCTATGGCGTTGCCGGGCATGAAGCTGCTGCTGGCCCGTGGACAGAAGTCGGCAACTGGCTGGCCGAAAAGGTCGTCGTCTGCATTTCGCCCAAGAGGCTGCCGGGCACCTGGACTGCTCAGAACGGCTATGTCGGCACCAACTGCAACACGACCTACTTCAATACGGCTCCGTGGGGCGGCGGTTCGCAGACCTCGAACGGGACCTATATCTCGGTTCCGGGCGCCTGAGCGATCTGACCTCGGGTCTGGGTGTCTATGGCTCCATCGGCAATGGCCGGTGGAGCCTTGCGCCTTTTCACGACGCTGATGACAGCCCCTCGACACCCTTGTTTCCCGCCAATGGGCAGAGCTCTGACAAGAGCGGACGGACCGTCTGGTCTGCGCCGCGCTTGCAGTGCCTCGGCACGCTGAGGCCGGGCCTTGCGATACCTGCACTGGTGCTGTCCTGCCTGTCGGTCGCGGCCCATGCGGCCAACGGTGCTGCCGATGGCAGTGGTGAAGCAGGCTCGGGCAGTGGTGACGGCGCGCCGCAAAGCGAATCGGCGCAAACGCGGCCGTCCGGGCTGGAACTGCCGGTTCCACTGTTTGACCGGCAGATCGTGGTCGTGGGCGATCGCGCCATCGTATCGCAACTGTCCGACGTCGCGCCTGAGCAAGATTACGAGGAAGACCGCATCGCATCCTACGGTGCCAGCACGGTTGGCGAACTGGTCAATCAGATCCAGGATGAGAACGGCGACGATCAGCCGGCAGTGCTGGTAAACGGCCAGCCGGTCAGCGACATCGGTGACATATCCGACTACCCCGTAGAAGCCGTGCGCAAGATCGAAACGCTACCACGTGGGTCAGCCGCGCGCGTCGGTGGTGGATCCACGCAGCGCGTCTACAACATCGTGCTGAAGCCTGCGGTCAAGACGCTCACCGTGACCGGCAGCCGCGAAGTCGCCACCGAGGGGGACTGGGGCCTGAGCCGGGGTGAGGCGCAACTGACCTTCATCCGCAAGCGTGACCGCATCAACCTTTCAGTCAAGGCTTCGCAATCGGACAACCTCTTCGAAACCGACCGCAATCTGGTGCGGCCGGACTCGATCATACCGTTTGCTCCGCTGGGCAATGTGATCTCTTTCCGGGGCACGGAGATCGACCCGGCGCTTTCGGCGCTTGCCGGGAGCCTGGTAAGCACGATCGCGCTGCCCAGAATACCGGGACGCCGACGCTGGCCAGTCTGGTGCCTTTCGCCAACAAGGTGAACGACAGCCGGATCGGCGACTTTCGCACGCTGCGCGGCGCGTCGAAGCCGCTCGAAGCCAGCCTTTCAGGCAACAAGACGCTGGCCCCATGGCTTTCGCTTTCGTTCAACGGGCGGATCGGCCGCACGACGGCTTCGAGCCTCAACGGCTTGCCGACAGCGCGGTTTCTCCTGGCGGCGGATCATCCGGCAAGTCTGTTCACGACACCGGTGGTGCTGGCATTGAGCGACGCCTCGCGGCCCTTGCGCTACGATACGCGCAGCGACGCAAGGAACCTGACGGCATCCCTGATCGCGACGCGGGGGCCGTGGCAAGGCACGTTGCTGGGCCGCTACGAACAGCGCGAGCGCGCCTCGGGCAGCATCCTTAATGGCACAGTGGCCGGAGGGCTGATCGCCATTGATCCGACGATCAATCCCTTTGCCGACGGGCTGGCCGCGCTCATTCCGCTTTCCGTGCGCACCACGCGCAACAAGACCACTGCGCGCGAGGTACGGCTGGATGTTCAGGGACCGTTGTTCGGGCTGCCTGCAGGCACGGTGCAAGTGCGCGGGGGCGGCGCGCTGGGCGGTGGCACGCTGGATGCGACGGACCAGCAGGGCCGCGATTCGAGGATCGAGCGCAACGACTGGACACTGCGCGCAGGCGTTACCGTGCCGCTGACGAGCAAGGCGGGAAATTTTCTCGGCGCGCTGGGCGACATAGATGTTTCAGCAGACGTCTCGCGACAGAGGCTGGGGCAGTTCGGGCGGATCAACGAGCATGCGTTTTCACTCAACTGGCGGCCGCTGGCATGGCTGCGTTTCAACCTGACCGACAACCGTGACGGGCGGGCCATTCCGCTGGAACTTGTCGCCGCGCCGAGCACGATTGCCGAGAACGTGCCCTACTTCGATCCGGTGCGTGGCGAGACGGTGCCCGTGACGACGATCTACGGCGGCGGCGACAGCCTGAGGAGCGAGACGCAACGCTTGCGCACGCTGTCTGTGTCCGCATCGCCATGGTCCCGCTACAAACTGCAGGTCAACGCGGACTATTCGATTTCGGACACGCGCAACCAGTTCGGTGCCCTGCCCTTGCCGACGCAGGCCGTGGTGGCGGCGTTCCCCGACCGCTTCGTGCGCGATGCAAGCGGGCGGTTGACGCTGGTGGACAATCGCACGGTGAACTTTGACCGGCTGCGCTCGCGGCAATTGCGGCTGGGCACGAGCTTTGCGGTGCCTCTGGAGCCGATGCCGCTCGATGCGAATGGCAAGGCCAGGGCTTATGGGCCAAGGATGACGATGCAGGTCAATGCGGCGCATACCATCGTGCTGGAGAGCACTTCGGTGATCCGAGCAGCTCTGGGGCAAGTGAACCTGCTGTCGGGTGGCGCAATCGGCATCGGCGGCGGTCAGCAGCGGCACCTGACGACCGCCAATGTCTCGGTGATGCGGGGGCCAAGCGGGTTCCGGCTTTCAGCCAGCAGGCGTGGGCAGAGCCAGCTGCTCTATGGCTCGCAAGCCGCGCCGAACCGGCTGACGTTCCAGCCGATCAGCACGTTCGACCTGCGAGCGATTGCCGACATGAGCTCGCTCGTGCCCAAGTCTCCGTTCTGGAAGGGCGCGCGCATTTCGCTCGTCGTCGACAACATCGGTAATGCCCGCCAGCGGGTGACTGCAGCGAATGGGGATCTGCCACTGGGCTTTCAGCCCGCCTATCGCGATCCGATCGGGCGCACCGTGGCGCTCGAACTGCGCAAGGTATTCTAGGCGGCGTGGACAAATTCCACAACGCCTAGGCCGCCTTGTCCTGTGAAGGTCGCCTGCCGGTAACCCGTTGGTAGAAGCGGGAGAAATAACTGGGGTCTTCGAAGCCGAGTTCGGCGGCGACTTGTGCCGCCGTGGCATTGGTGTAGCGCAGCAAACGGTGGGCTTCGAGGGCGAGGCGGCGGTGGATCAAGTCCATCGGACTGCAGCCGAGGCGCGCTGCGGTGAGACGCGACAGCGTGCGGCGGGTAAGGCCGAGCGCGCCGGCATAGAAATCGAGATCGCGGTGCTGGCGGTAATGCAGTTCGACAAGCTGGCGAAAGCGATCGAGCCGCCGGTCGGCACGCTCCTGCGGATCGGAAGCGTCCTCCTCGCGGGCGATTGTGCGGATGAGGCTTTCAGCCAGCGCCATGAACAATGGATCGCGCTGCTGCCATTCTTGTTGAAGGCCGAGCATTTCACGCGCGAGCCAGACGGCGCGGCGGGCAGCTTCGGGGCCAAGCGGCGCAGAACCGCCGCGTGCCAGAGCGCCGAGCAACGGATCGGCCGGGCCGGCTGCCCTTGTGGAAAAGTCGGTGGACAAGGTGAGGACAAATCCGCGCGTGCCCTGGCGGAAGCGGAAGCCATGGACGGCAGCGGCGGGCACGATCACGCGCGCCGGACCTTCGAGCCCGACGGTGATGGTATCGAGGGTCACTGCGGCGTGTCCTTCTTCTACCAGAAGAACCTGAACGAAGTGATCGTGGCGGTGAATGCCGATTTCCCAATCGTGCAGGGCACTCCGCTCCGCGATGGTCTCGATATGGGCGAAACCGCCTGCGTTCTGCGCCGTGCCTTCACCATAGAGGGCATATCTTGGTATCGCCTCGGTCATGTCCCGAAAGTGCTAGCAGTTTGTCCTGCGGCTGCATTCACCCGCAACCGCGCTTCTGTCAAATTCTCCAGCACTGACCCCGCATCCCAGTGCGGGCGCGTGGGAGAACTGTCATGAAGACTCAGGTCGCCATCATCGGCGCAGGCCCGGCCGGCCTGCTGCTCGGACACCTGCTGAAGGCCGAGGGCGTTGACTGCGTCGTGGTCGAGCGGCAGCAGCCGGACTATATCCTTGGCCGCATCCGTGCAGGTGTGCTGGAGCAGATCACCGTCGGGCTGATGGAACGGCTCGGCCTCGATGCTCGCCTCAAGGCCGAGGGCCTGGTGGAAGAAGGCTTCAATCTCGCCGATGGCGAACGCCTGATCCGCATCGATGTCGCCAATCTCACCGGCAAGACCGTGGTGGTCTATGGCCAGACCGAGATCACCCGCGACCTGATGGACGCCGCGCCCGAGCGTGGGCTGCAGGTGATCTATGGCGCCAGCGATGTGGCTCTCCATGCCATCGAGAGCGACGCCCCTTACGTCACCTATTCGCTTGAGGGCAGCGAACAGCGCATTGATGCGCGGTTCATCGTCGGTTGCGACGGGTTCCATGGCCCCAGCCGGAAGGCCATCCCGGCGAGCGTGGCGCGCGAATTCGAGCGGGTCTATCCGTTCGGCTGGCTTGGCATCCTTGCCGACGTGCCGCCGTGCAACCATGAACTGATCTATGCCAATCACGAGCGCGGCTTCGCCCTCGCCTCGATGCGCAGCCACACGCGCAGCCGCTACTATGTCGATGTGCCGCTGACCGAGAAGGTCGAGGACTGGTCGGACGAGCGCATCTGGGACGAGCTGGCGGTGCGCCTCGGGCCGGAGGCTGCGGCGAACATGACGCGCGGGCCTTCCATCGAAAAGTCGATCGCGCCGCTGCGCTCCTACGTTTTCGAACCGATGCGCCACGGCAGCCTGCTGCTGTGCGGCGATGCGGCGCACATTGTCCCGCCGACCGGTGCCAAGGGCCTGAACCTTGCCGCAAGCGACGTCCATTACGCCGCCGAAGCCCTGAGCAGCTTCTTCAAGCGGGGCGATAACGACGCGATCGAAGGGTACTCCGCCAAGGCACTGGCCCGGGTGTGGAAATCCGAGCGCTTCTCGTGGTCGCTGACCAAGCTGATGCACCGCTTCCCGAGGATGGCCCGTTCGAGCGCGCAATGCAGGTGGCCGAGCTGGACTATATCGCTTCCAGCAAGGCCGCACAGACGAGCATCGCCGAGAACTACGTCGGTCTGCCGGTGTAACAGCTGCCAGGGCCTGCCCCAAAGGTCGGCCGGCGCAGTGTAACATCGTCATTTCACCGTCACAAAGTCGATACAGAAAGCTCCTGGAAACAGGGGCTTTCTTTTCATGCGGCACATCGACATCCTGCTGACAGGCAACCATTCCGGAGGACGCGAACCCTTCGTGCATTCCGATCTGCGCGTGGTGTTTCACCGCTGGAAAGCGGAGGCTCCCCTGCCCCTCATGGAAGGGCGGCCCTGGGCGTTCATAGACTGGGTGCTTGACGAGATGTCCGGGCTGGAACTGTGTCGTCGCTTGCGCTGCGGGGACAGTCTCGGTCAGGAAGCGCACATCACGATGATCCTCGAGGAAGACGATGCCGAGGCCAAGCGCCGCGCCCTGCGCGCGGGGGCTGACGACTATATCGTCGGACCGGTGGACCGGGGTGCGATCCTCGACCGGGTGCTGTCGATCCAGCTTCCGGAGCATGAAGCGCCGGCGCGGGTGTTGCGGCTGGGTGACCTGGCGCTGGACCTTGCCGCGCTGCAGGCCCGCTGGCGCGAAAAGCCGCTGTTGCTCATGCCCAACGAAATGCGCCTGCTGCGCTATCTGATGGAAAAGCCCGGCCACGTGTTCAGCCGTACGCAGCTGATTGCGGCATTGGGCAAGCACGACCAGCCGATCGACGAGAGGACCGTCGACGCCTGGATCAGCCGCCTGCGCCGCGCCTTGCGCGATGTCGGCGCAGGATCGCCGCTGCGCACGGTGCGCTCAATGGGGTATGTGCTCGACCGGCCATAAGGTTGGTGAGAGATTTGCAAATCACAAATAACCGACGGATTGCAAATCTGGAGCTCATAATCCTGATGCATAATCTTGCTGACGCTGCACATTATTGTTGCGACCCGCCTTTTCTCCTGCAATCTTATAGCGAAAGGAGAAATACGTGGCTAAAGTTTCCGTCAGAGCTGCCCGCGCCAAGCAAGGGAATCTAACACTCTATACGACTGGCATCCGCGTTTCGGACTTGGTGAAAGACAATTTTTATAGCGTCGAAACGCTTGATCCCACTGATACCACCGACAGCGGATATCAACGGGTATTGAACGAAACTCGAGCGCGCCGTTTATCTGATTACTTAATTAATGGGCTAGATACATCAGATTGCTTCCTGCCCACATCAGTTTTTTTGGCCACTTCCGAAGAACTCGACTACGACGAGCACTCTGGACTTCTTCTGATAGACACAGAAAAAACGGGAGCCTTTAGTGTTGTTGACGGGCAACACCGACTTGAGGGACTTCGACTAGCAGCTGAAAGAGATAATAGACTTTTGCACTTCGAAATGCCGGTGAATATTGCAGTGCAACTTCCGCATTTACATCAGATGTGTCACTTTTTGATTGTTAACAGCACTCAAAAAGTGTCGACAAATCTGTCGAACAACGCATCATGTCACGACTAACTGCGGCAGTAGATGTTGAGGATATCCCGAGTCTTCCGCGATGGATTAGAAAGATAGTTGATAAGGGCGAGGTCGATCAAGCAGTAAAACTTGTCGATTATTTAAACACCGCTCCAGATTCACCTTGGAATGGAAAGATCGCCCTTCCCAACACGAGCTCGTCGGGATCAGCAATAAAGCAGCATTCTTTTGTCAAAAGTATAACAAAGTATATTTTGACCCCCAGCAACCCGCTAACAGCCTTCCAAGATTCGGAAAAGGAAAAAAAGATATTTTTAAACTATTGGATAGCGATAACTAATCTTCTCGATGATGGCGATGACTCTGTTGTATATAAGTACAACGGTGTGGAACTTTTCTGTCGCTTTTCCATTGCATTTTTTATGAAGTGCCAAGACAAAGGTAGCTTTACCGTTCAAACAATGACAAATCTTATGAAGTCCTGCTTCGAAAATCTCGAAGGCGAATACGCAGGCGTCGGACATAAAGAGTGGTGGAGCAAAGGATCGAGCGCGAGCAATATTAACTCGGGCGCAATAGGCGTTAT is a window of Novosphingobium sp. THN1 DNA encoding:
- a CDS encoding IclR family transcriptional regulator; its protein translation is MNAPAASNPVKSAMRTLDVIEYVVANRQGAVAQEIAGTLAIPVSSLSYLLATLTERGYLTREGRRYLPGPGLQRLRAPDAALTLEDRVAPLVRALRSELNETSSFMVRRGWEVEALVTEASDQALRYAVDPGTRRPLHALAAGKIMAAWLPPAEMERYFAETERAKLTPQTRTTEAELRADFAQIMATGFSLAQEEATVGICGMAVPVWIDEQLAGAFSVAVPAVRFDEQLAERVRQLLLRLAGAVK
- a CDS encoding nuclear transport factor 2 family protein, which produces MSLTPDDRRAAEHDCARLVALYANLNDEARWEEVAALYAEDGVMYRPTAPDQGVEGREAILAAFKARPPRTTRHVCSNVVIDVESPATARGTSAMLLFTGEGAPLVGSFHDRFVLTAEGWRFAERRGSLTFK
- a CDS encoding cobalamin-independent methionine synthase II family protein; this translates as MAKIKTTHVGSLPRGDELTPLLLARDKGEAYDAAEFDAKVSAAVDAAVKMQVDAGVSVVSDGELGKVGYSTYMIERLSGFGGHIDRKPAADLAEVPNLAKKLSAIMGSQEFVRASCIGPVRKVTLQPLHDDIRRFKAALAKHAAPDTEAFMNAASPGLITAFQVNRHYPSHEAYLADLADAMREEYETIVNEGFYLQLDCPDLAMSRHTGYQDMSEEDFLKVAAANVEALNAATANIPPEKMRMHICWGNYEGPHDHDIPLERVVDIVMKARPATILFEGANPRHEHEWTVWRDAKLPDHKILAPGLIDTCSNYIEHPELIAQRIERFAGFVGADRVVASTDCGFGTFAGYGKLDPIVTWRKLKSLREGADIAASRL
- a CDS encoding TonB-dependent receptor, which codes for MGRRFADLERDLYLGSGRLSDLTSGLGVYGSIGNGRWSLAPFHDADDSPSTPLFPANGQSSDKSGRTVWSAPRLQCLGTLRPGLAIPALVLSCLSVAAHAANGAADGSGEAGSGSGDGAPQSESAQTRPSGLELPVPLFDRQIVVVGDRAIVSQLSDVAPEQDYEEDRIASYGASTVGELVNQIQDENGDDQPAVLVNGQPVSDIGDISDYPVEAVRKIETLPRGSAARVGGGSTQRVYNIVLKPAVKTLTVTGSREVATEGDWGLSRGEAQLTFIRKRDRINLSVKASQSDNLFETDRNLVRPDSIIPFAPLGNVISFRGTEIDPALSALAGSLVSTIALPRIPGRRRWPVWCLSPTR
- a CDS encoding helix-turn-helix domain-containing protein, producing the protein MTEAIPRYALYGEGTAQNAGGFAHIETIAERSALHDWEIGIHRHDHFVQVLLVEEGHAAVTLDTITVGLEGPARVIVPAAAVHGFRFRQGTRGFVLTLSTDFSTRAAGPADPLLGALARGGSAPLGPEAARRAVWLAREMLGLQQEWQQRDPLFMALAESLIRTIAREEDASDPQERADRRLDRFRQLVELHYRQHRDLDFYAGALGLTRRTLSRLTAARLGCSPMDLIHRRLALEAHRLLRYTNATAAQVAAELGFEDPSYFSRFYQRVTGRRPSQDKAA
- a CDS encoding response regulator transcription factor gives rise to the protein MRHIDILLTGNHSGGREPFVHSDLRVVFHRWKAEAPLPLMEGRPWAFIDWVLDEMSGLELCRRLRCGDSLGQEAHITMILEEDDAEAKRRALRAGADDYIVGPVDRGAILDRVLSIQLPEHEAPARVLRLGDLALDLAALQARWREKPLLLMPNEMRLLRYLMEKPGHVFSRTQLIAALGKHDQPIDERTVDAWISRLRRALRDVGAGSPLRTVRSMGYVLDRP
- a CDS encoding DGQHR domain-containing protein, whose translation is MAKVSVRAARAKQGNLTLYTTGIRVSDLVKDNFYSVETLDPTDTTDSGYQRVLNETRARRLSDYLINGLDTSDCFLPTSVFLATSEELDYDEHSGLLLIDTEKTGAFSVVDGQHRLEGLRLAAERDNRLLHFEMPVNIAVQLPHLHQMCHFLIVNSTQKVSTNLSNNASCHD